A DNA window from Thiopseudomonas alkaliphila contains the following coding sequences:
- a CDS encoding NINE protein produces MTYVHPTHSPIIGYALWIFGFLGAHRFYYGKPITGTLWFFTLGLLGIGWIIDLLLIPAMNREAESRFTSGRFDYNAAWLLLTFLGLFGLHRFYQHKWITGILYLCTGGLFLLGILYDFWTLNTQISEKNRLRFD; encoded by the coding sequence GACGTACGTACATCCTACCCATAGCCCTATTATTGGTTACGCCCTGTGGATTTTTGGCTTTCTAGGCGCCCACCGCTTTTATTACGGTAAACCCATTACTGGAACCCTATGGTTTTTCACCTTAGGTTTATTAGGGATTGGCTGGATTATTGACTTATTGTTAATACCCGCAATGAATCGTGAAGCCGAGTCGCGTTTTACCTCTGGACGCTTTGACTACAATGCCGCTTGGTTATTACTGACCTTTTTAGGGCTATTTGGCCTGCATCGCTTTTATCAGCATAAATGGATTACTGGGATTTTGTATCTGTGCACTGGCGGCTTATTTTTATTAGGTATTTTATATGACTTCTGGACCCTAAATACCCAGATCTCAGAAAAGAACCGCTTACGCTTTGATTAA
- the glmU gene encoding bifunctional UDP-N-acetylglucosamine diphosphorylase/glucosamine-1-phosphate N-acetyltransferase GlmU produces the protein MSLDIVVLAAGQGTRMRSSLPKVLHPVAGRSMLGHVIHTAEQLKPNSIQVVIGHGAEQVREVIQGENLSFVQQAQQLGTGHAVAQAIPALTADNTLILYGDVPLITAATLERLLAKVSSEQLGLLTVKLDDPTGYGRIVRNSQGEVQAIVEHKDATEQQRTICEGNTGILAVPTAQLIEWLGHLSNDNAQGEYYLTDIIAMAVADGVTVATEIAADPLEVQGANDRIQLAELERHYQYRAARELMAQGVTLRDPQRFDLRGEVRVGRDVLIDINVILEGQVVIEDNVQIGPNCVIKDSVLRAGAIIKANSVLEGAEVGAEADCGPFARLRQGAVLAAKAHVGNFVELKNTYLGEGAKAGHLTYLGDSEVGARTNIGAGTITCNYDGANKFKTVMGEDVFIGSNSSLVAPLEIGAGATTGAGSTVSKNVPAGALIVERADQRIRENWPRPTKNK, from the coding sequence ATGTCACTTGATATTGTGGTGCTAGCTGCGGGACAAGGTACTCGTATGCGTTCGTCTTTACCTAAGGTGCTGCATCCGGTTGCTGGGCGCAGCATGCTTGGACATGTTATCCATACTGCCGAGCAACTTAAGCCCAACAGTATTCAGGTGGTGATTGGGCATGGTGCGGAACAAGTACGTGAAGTAATCCAAGGTGAAAATCTTAGCTTTGTACAGCAAGCTCAACAGTTAGGCACAGGCCACGCGGTTGCCCAAGCTATTCCAGCACTGACGGCCGATAACACATTAATTTTGTATGGTGATGTCCCTTTAATCACTGCCGCAACCTTAGAGCGTTTGTTAGCTAAAGTGAGTTCTGAGCAGCTAGGTTTATTAACCGTTAAGCTTGATGATCCTACGGGTTATGGACGTATTGTGCGCAATAGCCAAGGTGAGGTTCAGGCTATTGTTGAGCACAAAGATGCAACTGAGCAGCAACGAACTATTTGTGAGGGGAATACCGGTATTTTGGCAGTACCAACCGCGCAGTTAATTGAGTGGTTAGGGCATTTATCCAATGACAATGCTCAAGGTGAGTATTACTTGACCGATATTATTGCTATGGCTGTAGCAGATGGCGTCACAGTAGCCACAGAAATTGCAGCTGATCCACTGGAGGTACAAGGTGCGAATGACCGTATCCAGTTAGCTGAACTTGAGCGTCATTATCAATACCGCGCTGCGCGTGAGCTAATGGCTCAGGGCGTTACTTTACGTGACCCACAGCGCTTTGATCTGCGCGGTGAAGTGCGTGTTGGGCGTGATGTGCTGATTGATATTAATGTCATTCTAGAAGGTCAGGTAGTGATCGAGGATAACGTACAAATCGGCCCTAACTGTGTGATTAAAGACAGCGTATTACGTGCCGGTGCGATCATTAAAGCTAATAGTGTGCTTGAGGGAGCGGAGGTGGGAGCCGAAGCTGACTGTGGTCCCTTTGCCCGTTTACGTCAAGGGGCTGTTTTGGCAGCAAAAGCCCATGTGGGTAACTTTGTTGAGCTCAAAAACACCTATTTAGGTGAAGGTGCAAAAGCTGGACACCTTACTTATTTAGGTGACAGCGAAGTAGGGGCGCGGACCAATATTGGCGCTGGAACTATTACTTGTAACTACGATGGTGCTAATAAGTTTAAGACGGTGATGGGTGAAGATGTCTTTATTGGCTCCAATAGCTCACTGGTTGCTCCCTTAGAGATTGGCGCAGGGGCGACTACCGGCGCCGGTTCTACTGTGAGTAAAAATGTTCCTGCAGGGGCTTTAATTGTAGAGCGTGCCGATCAGCGGATTCGTGAAAACTGGCCACGTCCAACGAAGAACAAGTAG
- a CDS encoding F0F1 ATP synthase subunit epsilon, which translates to MAMTVHCNIVSAEKELFSGLVEMVVAHGHMGDLGVLPGHTPLLSTIKPGPVRVIKQGGEQEMFYLSGGFIEVQPNMVTVLADTAIRASDLDEAAALAAKEEAQRAIANASADFDYTAAAVRLAEAAAQLRTIHELRKKVGR; encoded by the coding sequence ATGGCCATGACAGTCCACTGCAATATTGTCAGCGCAGAAAAAGAGCTGTTCTCTGGTTTGGTTGAAATGGTCGTTGCCCATGGTCACATGGGTGATTTAGGTGTTTTACCTGGCCACACGCCGCTGCTTTCCACCATTAAACCGGGCCCAGTCCGTGTGATTAAACAAGGTGGCGAGCAAGAGATGTTCTATCTCTCTGGTGGTTTTATCGAAGTTCAGCCGAACATGGTAACTGTATTAGCAGATACTGCGATTCGTGCGTCTGACCTTGATGAAGCTGCTGCTTTAGCAGCCAAAGAAGAAGCACAGCGTGCGATTGCAAATGCAAGCGCTGACTTTGACTACACCGCTGCTGCGGTACGCTTAGCAGAAGCTGCTGCACAATTACGTACCATCCACGAGCTACGCAAAAAAGTAGGTCGTTAA
- the atpD gene encoding F0F1 ATP synthase subunit beta encodes MSSGRIVQIIGAVIDVEFPREQVPNIYDALNVQGVETTLEVQQQLGDGIVRTIAMGSTEGLKRGLDVVNTGAPITVPVGVKTLGRIMDVLGNPIDEAGPIGEEERWAIHREAPSYADQAGGNEILETGIKVIDLVCPFAKGGKVGLFGGAGVGKTVNMMELIRNIAIEHSGYSVFAGVGERTREGNDFYHEMNDSNVLDKVALVYGQMNEPPGNRLRVALTGLTMAEKFRDEGRDVLLFVDNIYRYTLAGTEVSALLGRMPSAVGYQPTLAEEMGVLQERITSTKTGSITSIQAVYVPADDLTDPSPATTFAHLDATVVLSRDIASLGIYPAIDPLDSSSRQLDPMVIGQEHYDCARGVQYVLQRYTELKDIIAILGMDELSEEDKQLVSRARKIQRFLSQPFFVAEVFTGAPGKYVSLKETIRGFQGILNGDYDDLPEQAFYMVGTIDEAIEKANKL; translated from the coding sequence ATGAGTAGCGGACGTATCGTTCAAATCATCGGCGCCGTTATCGACGTGGAATTCCCACGCGAGCAGGTACCGAACATTTATGACGCACTGAACGTTCAGGGCGTTGAAACGACTTTAGAAGTTCAGCAGCAACTTGGCGATGGTATCGTACGTACTATTGCGATGGGCTCGACTGAAGGTCTAAAGCGTGGTTTAGATGTAGTAAACACAGGTGCTCCAATTACTGTACCAGTGGGTGTTAAAACCCTGGGCCGTATTATGGACGTACTGGGCAACCCAATTGACGAAGCCGGTCCAATCGGTGAAGAAGAGCGCTGGGCGATTCACCGCGAAGCACCTTCTTACGCTGACCAAGCAGGCGGTAACGAAATCCTAGAAACAGGTATTAAGGTAATTGACCTTGTTTGCCCGTTTGCTAAGGGTGGTAAAGTAGGTCTGTTCGGTGGTGCCGGTGTTGGTAAAACCGTAAACATGATGGAGCTGATCCGTAACATCGCGATCGAGCACAGTGGTTACTCCGTATTCGCTGGTGTTGGTGAGCGTACACGTGAAGGTAACGACTTCTATCATGAGATGAACGACTCTAACGTTCTAGACAAAGTAGCACTAGTTTACGGTCAGATGAACGAACCACCAGGTAACCGTTTACGTGTAGCGTTAACCGGTTTGACCATGGCGGAAAAATTCCGTGACGAAGGCCGTGACGTACTGTTATTCGTGGATAACATCTATCGTTATACCCTAGCGGGTACTGAAGTATCTGCACTGTTAGGCCGTATGCCTTCAGCAGTAGGTTATCAGCCAACGCTAGCGGAAGAGATGGGTGTACTGCAAGAGCGTATTACTTCTACCAAGACTGGTTCTATTACCTCTATTCAAGCAGTTTACGTGCCAGCGGATGACTTAACTGACCCATCCCCAGCCACTACTTTCGCCCACTTGGATGCGACTGTTGTACTGTCCCGTGACATTGCTTCTTTAGGTATTTACCCAGCAATTGACCCACTGGATTCTTCTTCACGCCAGCTAGACCCAATGGTTATCGGCCAAGAGCACTACGACTGTGCCCGCGGCGTACAATATGTACTGCAGCGCTATACTGAGCTGAAAGACATTATTGCGATTCTGGGTATGGACGAACTATCTGAAGAAGATAAGCAGTTAGTATCTCGTGCTCGTAAAATCCAGCGCTTCCTGTCTCAGCCATTCTTCGTTGCTGAAGTATTCACCGGTGCGCCAGGTAAGTACGTGTCGCTGAAAGAAACCATCCGTGGTTTCCAAGGCATTCTAAATGGTGACTATGATGATCTACCAGAACAAGCGTTCTACATGGTAGGTACTATCGACGAAGCCATTGAGAAAGCAAACAAACTCTAA
- the atpG gene encoding F0F1 ATP synthase subunit gamma → MAGAKEIRSKIASIKSTQKITSAMEKVAVSKMRKAQQRMAAGRPYAEHIRAVIGHLADANSEYKHAFMVDRPVKRVGYILVSTDRGLCGGLNFNLFKALINNMKDWQADNVEAEFCVIGKKGASFFRSYGGNVVASVSDLGEAPALSDLIGSIKIMLDGFAEGRLDRVYLVSNKFVNTMTQKPAVEQLVPLAVNAADDEGVETPRLGSWDYLYEPNAQQLLDDLIVRYVESQVYQAVVENSACEQAARMIAMKNATDNAGELIDNLQLVYNKARQAAITQEISEIVGGAAAV, encoded by the coding sequence GTACGCAAAAGATCACCAGCGCCATGGAGAAAGTGGCGGTCAGTAAAATGCGCAAAGCACAACAGCGCATGGCAGCAGGCCGTCCTTATGCAGAACATATTCGCGCAGTTATTGGCCACTTAGCCGATGCAAATAGCGAGTATAAGCATGCATTCATGGTTGACCGTCCAGTGAAGCGCGTAGGATATATCCTCGTTTCAACTGATCGTGGTCTCTGCGGTGGCCTGAACTTTAACCTGTTCAAGGCCTTAATTAATAACATGAAGGACTGGCAAGCCGACAACGTTGAAGCAGAGTTCTGCGTCATCGGGAAAAAAGGCGCTAGCTTCTTCCGTAGTTATGGCGGCAACGTTGTTGCAAGCGTGAGTGACTTAGGTGAAGCTCCAGCATTAAGTGACTTAATCGGTAGTATTAAGATCATGCTGGACGGTTTTGCAGAAGGTCGTCTTGATCGCGTGTATTTAGTTTCTAACAAGTTCGTCAACACCATGACGCAAAAACCAGCCGTTGAGCAATTAGTGCCACTGGCGGTTAATGCGGCAGATGACGAAGGCGTAGAAACACCTCGCTTGGGTTCATGGGATTATCTATATGAGCCTAACGCACAGCAATTACTTGATGATTTGATTGTGCGTTATGTTGAGTCCCAGGTGTACCAAGCAGTGGTTGAGAACAGTGCTTGTGAACAAGCTGCGCGTATGATTGCGATGAAAAACGCAACCGACAACGCCGGCGAACTTATTGATAACCTTCAGTTGGTTTACAACAAAGCTCGTCAAGCAGCCATTACGCAAGAAATTTCAGAAATCGTCGGCGGCGCTGCCGCGGTTTAA